One Echinicola strongylocentroti DNA window includes the following coding sequences:
- a CDS encoding sodium:solute symporter family protein, whose amino-acid sequence MDILTWTYILVGLSFALYIGIAIWSRAGSTKEFYVAGGGVSPLANGMATGADWMSAASFISMAGLISFMGYDGSVYLMGWTGGYVLLALLLAPYLRKFGKFTVPDFVGDRYYSNKARVVAVFCAIFISFTYVAGQMRGVGIVFSRYLEVDINTGVIIGMCIVFFYAVLGGMKGITYTQVAQYCVLIFAFMVPAIFISMQLTSNPIPQLGLGGTVEDGTYLLDKLDGVLTDLGFHAYTTGKKSMADMFAITLALMVGTAGLPHVIVRFFTVPRVRDARLSAGYALVFIAILYTTAPAISAFGIYNAIESVSEKPIDDLPEWVNNWQQTQLIKINDKNQDGVVQYVADPDKNEFTIDKDIMVLANPEIAQLPNWVVGLVAAGGMAAALSTAAGLLLVISTSVSRDLAKNFNPGISDKKELFIARVAAAVAVIVAGYFGVNPPGFVAEVVAFAFGLAAASFFPVIIMGIFSKRMNKEGAIWGMLVGLIFTLSYIIYFKFGTDLFGIPAESLAPEHWWFGISPEGIGSIGMVLNFLVSFGVSRVTPAPPEAVQEMVEDIRIPRGAGQAQGH is encoded by the coding sequence ATGGATATTTTAACTTGGACTTATATACTTGTAGGGCTTTCTTTTGCCCTATACATTGGCATTGCGATCTGGAGCCGGGCAGGTTCTACCAAAGAATTCTACGTGGCCGGTGGAGGCGTTTCTCCCTTGGCCAACGGCATGGCAACCGGCGCTGACTGGATGTCTGCGGCTTCTTTTATCTCCATGGCAGGATTGATTTCCTTTATGGGCTACGACGGTTCTGTTTATCTCATGGGCTGGACAGGAGGCTACGTATTGTTGGCGCTATTGCTGGCACCCTACCTGCGCAAATTTGGAAAATTCACCGTACCTGATTTTGTGGGCGACCGATATTACTCCAATAAAGCCCGGGTGGTGGCTGTTTTTTGTGCCATATTCATTTCATTTACCTATGTAGCCGGCCAAATGCGCGGCGTGGGCATTGTCTTTTCCAGGTACCTGGAAGTGGACATCAATACGGGAGTGATCATCGGGATGTGCATCGTGTTCTTTTACGCCGTTTTGGGAGGCATGAAAGGCATTACTTACACCCAAGTGGCTCAATACTGCGTGCTGATCTTTGCTTTTATGGTCCCGGCGATATTTATCTCCATGCAGTTGACCAGCAATCCGATTCCACAATTGGGTCTGGGCGGAACCGTAGAAGACGGGACGTACTTGCTGGACAAGCTGGACGGGGTGCTGACAGACCTGGGTTTTCATGCCTATACCACTGGCAAGAAATCCATGGCAGACATGTTTGCGATCACGCTGGCCCTTATGGTGGGAACGGCCGGGCTTCCACATGTGATTGTCCGATTCTTTACTGTGCCAAGGGTAAGAGATGCACGGCTTTCCGCAGGATATGCCTTGGTATTCATAGCCATTCTCTATACCACGGCTCCGGCAATTTCCGCTTTTGGTATTTACAATGCCATAGAGTCCGTTTCAGAAAAGCCCATCGATGACCTTCCAGAGTGGGTCAACAACTGGCAGCAAACACAGCTGATCAAGATCAATGACAAGAACCAAGATGGCGTGGTACAATACGTCGCGGATCCAGACAAGAATGAATTTACCATTGACAAAGACATCATGGTACTTGCCAATCCAGAGATCGCCCAGCTACCCAATTGGGTGGTAGGCTTGGTCGCAGCCGGAGGGATGGCCGCAGCACTTTCCACAGCTGCAGGCTTGCTACTGGTGATTTCTACATCTGTCTCCAGGGACCTGGCCAAAAACTTCAACCCCGGTATTTCTGATAAAAAGGAATTGTTCATCGCCCGAGTGGCCGCCGCCGTGGCGGTGATCGTGGCGGGTTATTTTGGGGTGAATCCTCCCGGATTTGTGGCTGAAGTGGTGGCCTTTGCTTTTGGCTTAGCGGCGGCATCTTTTTTTCCGGTGATTATTATGGGGATCTTCTCCAAGCGGATGAACAAGGAAGGTGCTATCTGGGGCATGCTGGTGGGCTTGATATTTACCCTTTCTTACATCATCTACTTCAAGTTCGGGACGGATCTGTTTGGCATTCCTGCCGAAAGTCTCGCGCCTGAGCATTGGTGGTTTGGGATTTCTCCTGAAGGCATCGGGTCTATTGGGATGGTGCTAAACTTCCTAGTGAGTTTTGGAGTGTCCAGGGTAACACCTGCACCACCAGAAGCGGTGCAGGAGATGGTAGAAGACATCCGAATCCCAAGAGGCGCAGGACAGGCACAAGGGCATTAG
- the nth gene encoding endonuclease III: MLKKERYQAFIDHFSTHMPAAETELQYETPFQLLVAVILSAQCTDKRINMVTPAIFRDFPTPEHLAAADFDELFPYIKSVSYPNNKTKHLLGMAKMLVEDFDSEIPDTVKELIKLPGVGRKTANVITSVVWNQPNMAVDTHVFRVSKRLGLVPQNAKTPLEVEKQLIKHIPKEHIHVAHHWLILHGRYVCLARSPKCAECEITHFCRYYEKNQAKIEAEKDLLPKRK; the protein is encoded by the coding sequence ATGTTAAAGAAAGAGCGCTACCAAGCATTTATTGACCATTTTTCCACGCACATGCCTGCAGCCGAGACGGAACTTCAGTATGAAACGCCGTTTCAGTTATTAGTAGCAGTCATCTTAAGTGCTCAATGTACCGATAAGCGTATCAATATGGTCACGCCCGCTATTTTCCGGGATTTCCCTACGCCCGAGCATTTGGCAGCCGCTGACTTTGACGAGCTTTTTCCCTATATCAAATCAGTGTCCTACCCCAACAACAAAACCAAACACCTGCTGGGCATGGCCAAAATGCTGGTGGAGGATTTTGACAGTGAAATTCCGGATACCGTCAAAGAGCTGATCAAACTGCCAGGGGTGGGGCGGAAGACCGCCAATGTCATCACATCAGTGGTCTGGAACCAGCCCAATATGGCGGTGGATACCCATGTTTTTCGAGTTTCCAAGCGCCTTGGACTGGTGCCACAGAATGCCAAAACCCCGCTGGAGGTAGAAAAACAGCTGATCAAACACATTCCCAAAGAACATATCCATGTGGCTCATCACTGGCTGATCCTACATGGCCGCTATGTCTGTTTGGCCAGAAGCCCGAAGTGTGCCGAGTGTGAGATCACGCACTTTTGTCGGTATTATGAAAAGAACCAAGCCAAAATAGAAGCTGAAAAAGACTTGCTTCCCAAAAGAAAATAG
- a CDS encoding DUF4212 domain-containing protein — translation MSQQEKMKAYWRRNVKILLSLLAVWFTVSFGCGILLVDVLNKVQLGGFKLGFWFAQQGAIYVFVILIFVYVWLLNKLDREFDVHE, via the coding sequence ATGAGTCAACAAGAAAAAATGAAGGCCTACTGGAGGCGAAATGTAAAGATTTTACTTTCCCTTTTGGCTGTTTGGTTTACCGTTTCCTTCGGATGTGGCATTTTGCTCGTCGATGTTTTAAACAAGGTGCAACTAGGGGGCTTTAAGCTCGGCTTTTGGTTTGCACAGCAAGGAGCCATTTATGTTTTTGTGATCTTGATTTTTGTGTACGTCTGGCTGCTCAATAAGCTAGACCGCGAATTTGATGTACACGAATAA